The genomic DNA gaagatcaaATTTTGTCCACTTGGCCATGTAAAGGCTTCCTTCTCCCCTTCATGAGGTCTCCTATCCAGTCGatattcatttctctccacataccccatgaacttcaacaactctcacatacttgctcacaccaaataggaatctcttagcctgagaatctcctctcagctCTTTCCATGCCTCTTTAGGAACTGTAACCTTTGCAGTTTCTAGATTTTCCATCTGCATATGTGAATGCTCATAAGCAGAAACTTATTTGTTTCTCCAGATCTGAATGGTATAGATTTAACTCTTGTGCCAGATACTCCTGTGGCCTCAAGAAAAGAAGATACATATGTTCATTTTAATGTGGACATTGAGCTCCAGAAGCATATTGAAAAATTAAACAAAGGTTTGTAATAATCAGTTACTGACTTCTTAAGGACTTCTTAAGGACAGTACTTATCTGGGTTTGTGTTGATAGTTTACTTAACACAAGATCTTATGTCACATAGTTATGAATATTGACTTAAAGAAAGTgaaatcaacaatttttttttaaatatgagaactagcagttgcattatctagttgtgtaataatgtggttaaatattatttgacagggaagtttttctcataatacagagttaaggaagcaggttctctaataattaccttaagtccttttaggaacctaatgattactttctaacagttaaagaattattattatttctttcaataagatgcattgggtaaaaagatactataactggcagttagtttgtaagaatatggaaaggacaatctgggcatggtggtttcaggagggagagaaataaaatatcaaaggaaCTCTTAAATTTCTATTCTATCTAATAGAGGTGCTTATTGAAACCATTGCTATAGGTACTGCTGATACTTAAGTAACTTCTGTTTTTCTtgtggtatttaatattttatattctttggtagtttatgattctacctgtgtacataacttacattcttgctatacaattttgttgtactttgtagaattaaaATGATATGAAGAAATGTCACTCAGACAAGGTAGAAGAGCTTGGAGTGACAGCCACAGTGAGTTATCAACAGTTGTGTCATCAGACTGTTTGACATgttactttgtaaaatcataggcTTCTGGTGACACATAAGAAATGTGTGGTCTCTGGCTTATGTGGTTTGTTTTAATTCCTTAGGTGCAGCTATCTTCTTTGAATTCAAACACTACAAGCCTAAAAAAAGGGTTACCAGCACCAAGTGTTTTGCTTTCATGGAGATGGATGAGATTAAACCTGGGCCAATTGTAATAGAACTGTAAGTGATATACATATAGGATTCATACTGTTCTAATGGTTACTGGTTCATGTTTCTTCTTAGTCCCTCTTATCTAGAATGTAACATTGGAGTAAATCAATCatcaaagtattttaaacaatcatctttctattgtggttacagatacaagaaacccactgactttaaaagaaagaaattgcagttattgaccaagaaaccactttatcttcatctacatcaaactttgcacaaggaatgattctgacatgagtaatgtggaatttctgtgaattttaccactcagtagaaaccatcatagctctgggtagcatattcatccttcaggaggcaggaagtgagccgtacctataggccagtgagtcctttgcaaagctgtaccacagaactaaagtccagcacctcattgttatgactcctttggatacaaggtttattgtagattttgaaacatgtttttacttttctaataattgtgcaattaatagtctttttcctaatttaccactgttcctaccctgcttccttgaacaatactgctgtggtaggtatgctcatcttcaaactttaaaatacagcaataagaatgtgctagagtttacacatttgctcacttttgctccaatatggtcttttgatttgaattaacttcaaacttttgaattgaagtgggtaggatagtaccagattgctttgaaaggaaattggatcagttatgatctgtcttataggctgttccttagagctggcctaaattcaccctcatctgatagttctacttagaaatagtgtgccttgaccagatcaatatcttatatgggagtgccccccagattgtagctatgatttttttccagatgaccagattgtttttctgaaagtgagcatatttttagtcatgttgattagttgttctacatcacattgctattgtttctagggttaatattaaaaccatctctctcagaataattaca from Callospermophilus lateralis isolate mCalLat2 unplaced genomic scaffold, mCalLat2.hap1 Scaffold_74, whole genome shotgun sequence includes the following:
- the LOC143640914 gene encoding axin interactor, dorsalization-associated protein-like — translated: MTLLTIRIEKIDLKDTGQCIDPYITVSVKDLNGIDLTLVPDTPVASRKEDTYVHFNVDIELQKHIEKLNKGAAIFFEFKHYKPKKRVTSTKCFAFMEMDEIKPGPIVIELYKKPTDFKRKKLQLLTKKPLYLHLHQTLHKE